A window from Elusimicrobiota bacterium encodes these proteins:
- the holA gene encoding DNA polymerase III subunit delta yields the protein MPSAAEFPLSNLIKGWSQGVFHRVYLLGGPDTLTKEEAVELLKKHYLTDDPSGMGLDVFDGNDSSAGSILTALNTLPFFGGRRLLVVRRAAELATAETNRLADGIPTIPPSNCLVLLWDEKVDQRSVLVQAVKSAGALTVLWPPFENQMPAWVIRRAETAGKQMDRAAAQALLDAVGPRLPDLVQELEKLKLYVKDRPSITMEDVDVCGGTRSTLRFMEWERVLWRKDRVKALSLLELMRNNGDPAEKLLPQLIRAIQKLCLGKALLTENRVGKKQVFDRLRVGLLDAQADLERAVARWTWGHLLNALDRLVEADVSMKTGRGSPDADLTRLVWTLTEDEVAAVKRI from the coding sequence TTGCCTTCCGCTGCGGAATTCCCGCTCTCCAACCTTATTAAAGGGTGGTCCCAGGGTGTTTTTCACCGGGTTTACCTCTTGGGGGGGCCCGACACCCTCACGAAAGAAGAGGCGGTTGAACTTCTCAAAAAACACTATTTGACCGACGATCCCTCCGGTATGGGGTTGGACGTCTTTGATGGGAATGATTCAAGCGCGGGCTCGATACTGACCGCTTTGAACACTCTGCCTTTTTTTGGGGGGAGGCGACTCCTCGTTGTTCGACGGGCCGCGGAACTGGCTACGGCGGAAACCAACCGTTTGGCGGACGGAATTCCCACGATCCCGCCGAGCAACTGTTTGGTCCTCCTGTGGGATGAGAAAGTCGACCAACGTTCTGTTTTGGTCCAAGCTGTAAAATCCGCTGGAGCGTTAACGGTTTTATGGCCACCGTTTGAAAATCAAATGCCCGCGTGGGTCATTCGCCGAGCGGAAACCGCCGGAAAACAGATGGATCGCGCGGCGGCCCAGGCGTTGTTGGACGCGGTGGGGCCCCGTTTGCCTGATTTGGTTCAGGAGCTTGAAAAACTAAAACTTTATGTGAAAGACCGGCCCTCTATTACGATGGAAGATGTTGACGTTTGTGGGGGTACCCGCTCGACGTTACGTTTTATGGAATGGGAACGGGTGTTGTGGCGGAAAGACAGGGTCAAAGCGCTGTCCCTCCTTGAGCTCATGCGGAACAACGGGGATCCGGCGGAGAAGCTTCTGCCCCAGCTTATTCGGGCCATACAAAAACTTTGTTTGGGAAAAGCTCTTTTAACGGAAAACCGTGTTGGCAAGAAACAGGTGTTCGATCGTCTTCGCGTGGGTTTATTGGACGCTCAAGCGGATTTGGAACGAGCTGTTGCTCGCTGGACATGGGGCCACCTGCTCAACGCATTGGACCGGCTGGTGGAGGCCGACGTCTCGATGAAAACGGGACGTGGTTCCCCTGACGCCGATTTAACGCGTTTGGTGTGGACCCTAACGGAGGATGAAGTTGCCGCGGTTAAGCGGATTTAA
- a CDS encoding 30S ribosomal protein S20, producing MAKLKTGRHTSSLKEVRKAKRRRWANVAAKTGARGLSKEFRAALQAKDAAKVKELLPKVMSSWKKLGNRNTVHPANASRKIARFSRAAHKALKSA from the coding sequence ATGGCAAAGCTTAAGACCGGACGTCACACGTCCTCCCTTAAAGAAGTTCGTAAGGCAAAACGCCGTCGTTGGGCCAACGTCGCCGCCAAAACAGGCGCGCGCGGTTTGTCCAAAGAATTTCGAGCCGCTCTCCAGGCGAAAGATGCCGCCAAGGTGAAGGAACTTCTTCCCAAGGTCATGTCCTCCTGGAAAAAGTTGGGAAACCGCAACACGGTTCACCCAGCCAATGCGTCCCGAAAAATCGCACGCTTTTCGCGCGCGGCGCACAAAGCCCTTAAATCCGCTTAA
- the murJ gene encoding murein biosynthesis integral membrane protein MurJ — translation MKSTKFVRHAGLVSVATFFSRLLGYVRDALVASAFGGGHVTDAFYAAFRLSNLFRRMLGEGPLATAFVPVFSEHLAKHEPREARDFFHTLFTTLGLLLLVIVGVGMVGSPWIVSLAAGGFKSAEPGTFERTVTLTRLMFPFLFFVCLAALSSAALNALGHFFIPALAPAMLSVTTIVYVLCLKQWALNPIQGLAISTSVGGLLHLALMWPALRSEGLAPRWRWNLGHPDLKRVGLLVLPALWGLSIDQVNAYVDTICASFLMEGSVTALYNSNRLMQFALALFGISISTATLPHLSMSAARAEWGAFKENLNFSLRMTLFLVIPAMVGLIVLAQPLVYTLFQHGLFTARQTDLTAAALVAYTLGLPFYALVKVLVTAFYARRNTKTPVKVASICLAVNMVGNLILMRRWGPAGLAFATALASFVNGGVLLFLLRRDMGLLGGRRILKTALASGVASGVMAVGAWALLRWGPGPVPFRALGAVLVGTGFYLLLTWLFRMEEFGHLREMIRRPNLGRPSPE, via the coding sequence ATGAAGTCCACAAAATTCGTTCGGCACGCGGGGCTGGTTTCTGTGGCCACTTTTTTTTCGCGGTTACTTGGCTACGTGCGGGACGCGTTGGTGGCGAGCGCTTTTGGCGGCGGTCATGTGACCGATGCTTTTTACGCCGCGTTCCGCCTTTCCAACCTTTTCCGTCGGATGTTGGGGGAGGGCCCACTGGCGACCGCTTTTGTTCCTGTGTTTTCTGAGCATTTGGCAAAGCACGAACCCCGCGAGGCACGCGATTTTTTTCACACCCTTTTCACCACTCTCGGTCTTTTGCTGCTGGTGATTGTGGGGGTGGGGATGGTGGGGTCCCCATGGATCGTGTCTTTGGCGGCTGGAGGATTTAAGTCCGCCGAACCGGGCACCTTCGAACGGACAGTGACGTTAACCCGTCTGATGTTTCCTTTCTTATTCTTCGTTTGTTTGGCGGCTCTCTCGTCAGCGGCTTTGAACGCGTTGGGGCACTTTTTTATCCCCGCTCTCGCGCCAGCCATGCTGTCGGTCACAACCATCGTTTACGTGTTGTGTCTCAAACAATGGGCCTTGAACCCCATTCAAGGACTCGCGATCAGTACCTCGGTGGGAGGACTTCTTCACTTGGCTCTGATGTGGCCTGCCCTTCGAAGCGAAGGACTCGCCCCGCGGTGGCGATGGAATTTAGGACATCCGGATTTGAAGCGGGTGGGGTTGTTGGTTCTTCCCGCTTTGTGGGGTCTCTCGATCGATCAGGTGAACGCTTATGTCGATACCATCTGCGCGTCGTTTTTAATGGAAGGGTCTGTGACGGCTCTTTACAATTCGAACCGGCTCATGCAATTCGCCTTGGCACTTTTTGGAATTTCCATCTCGACGGCCACGCTTCCTCATTTGTCCATGAGCGCCGCTCGCGCGGAATGGGGTGCCTTTAAAGAAAATCTTAATTTTTCTCTCCGCATGACACTTTTCTTGGTTATCCCGGCCATGGTGGGGTTAATCGTTTTGGCCCAGCCATTGGTTTATACACTTTTTCAACACGGACTTTTTACCGCGCGCCAAACCGATTTGACCGCGGCCGCTCTCGTGGCGTACACCCTGGGGTTGCCCTTCTACGCGCTTGTGAAAGTGTTGGTGACGGCTTTTTACGCTCGGAGAAATACCAAAACCCCGGTTAAAGTGGCTTCGATTTGTTTAGCAGTGAATATGGTTGGAAATCTGATACTGATGCGACGGTGGGGGCCCGCCGGGTTGGCCTTTGCGACGGCGTTGGCCTCTTTCGTTAATGGGGGGGTGTTGTTGTTTCTTCTTCGTCGTGACATGGGGCTTTTGGGGGGACGTCGAATTTTGAAAACCGCTTTGGCCAGTGGGGTGGCGTCCGGTGTTATGGCCGTCGGGGCGTGGGCTTTGTTGCGCTGGGGGCCGGGGCCTGTTCCCTTTCGGGCTTTGGGCGCGGTTCTGGTGGGGACGGGATTCTATCTTCTTTTAACATGGTTGTTTCGGATGGAGGAGTTTGGTCATTTGCGCGAGATGATCCGCCGTCCCAATTTAGGGAGGCCCTCCCCTGAGTAA
- a CDS encoding excinuclease ABC subunit UvrC, producing MRDSSGGILYIGKAIDLRKRVANYFRLDVEPKIRALMADVRHIDYINAAGERDALVLEQRLIKRHLPLYNVMWKDGKSYPFVKLSLNEDFPRLRLTRSRLRDGADYFGPYPNVRAVRHLLDWVWRNRLFLLRPCDIEIKEGSVYTYEKVKSCLYLHTGECPAPCLGRVSKEDYGRTVERARLFFEGKNSELLSVWRDEMKEAAENLAFERAAQLRDSLEALNHIREPVTFRSVREEEVKGRLESTRALQELQAALSLPRPPLRMECFDISHIQGAETVASLVVFDRGRPNKKAYRRFIIKTVPGVDDFASMAEVVGRRYRRVKEEGLPWPDLILIDGGPGQLSAAGRALTAVTDRRVPMASLAKRDEEVFQPGRKDPVRLPKDAPALQLLQRLRDEAHRFAIMFHRSRREKAVFSKGVPSASS from the coding sequence ATGCGGGATTCCTCGGGGGGGATTCTCTATATCGGGAAGGCCATCGATCTTCGGAAGCGGGTGGCCAACTATTTTCGGCTTGATGTTGAACCGAAAATCCGTGCGCTGATGGCCGATGTGCGGCACATCGATTATATTAACGCCGCGGGTGAGCGAGACGCTCTTGTTCTGGAACAGCGGCTTATCAAACGACATCTGCCACTGTACAATGTCATGTGGAAAGACGGGAAAAGTTATCCGTTTGTCAAATTAAGTTTGAACGAGGATTTTCCGCGCTTGCGGTTGACCCGTTCTCGGCTGAGGGACGGCGCGGATTATTTTGGGCCCTACCCCAATGTTCGGGCGGTACGGCATCTGCTGGATTGGGTTTGGCGAAATCGCCTTTTCCTCCTGCGTCCCTGCGACATTGAAATTAAGGAGGGAAGCGTTTACACTTACGAGAAGGTCAAATCCTGTCTCTATCTGCACACGGGGGAGTGTCCAGCCCCTTGTTTGGGGCGCGTGTCTAAAGAAGACTACGGGAGAACGGTGGAACGGGCCCGCCTTTTTTTTGAAGGAAAGAACAGCGAGCTTTTATCGGTCTGGCGGGATGAAATGAAAGAGGCCGCCGAGAATTTGGCCTTCGAACGTGCCGCCCAACTGCGGGATAGTTTGGAGGCTTTAAATCACATTCGCGAACCCGTGACCTTCCGATCGGTGAGAGAAGAGGAGGTCAAAGGCCGTCTCGAGTCCACTCGGGCGTTGCAAGAGTTGCAGGCGGCGTTATCTTTGCCGCGCCCTCCCCTCCGGATGGAGTGTTTCGATATTTCCCACATCCAAGGGGCGGAGACCGTGGCCTCCCTCGTCGTTTTCGATCGGGGCCGGCCCAACAAAAAAGCCTACCGAAGGTTTATCATTAAAACTGTTCCTGGGGTGGATGATTTCGCTTCCATGGCCGAGGTGGTGGGGCGTCGCTATCGCCGTGTGAAAGAGGAAGGACTCCCTTGGCCAGATTTGATATTGATTGATGGGGGGCCCGGGCAACTGTCCGCGGCCGGGCGGGCTCTCACGGCTGTGACGGACAGGCGGGTCCCTATGGCATCCCTGGCCAAGCGGGATGAAGAAGTGTTTCAACCTGGGCGAAAAGATCCCGTGCGTCTTCCCAAAGACGCTCCGGCGTTGCAGTTGCTTCAGCGTCTACGGGATGAGGCCCATAGGTTTGCCATTATGTTTCATCGTTCACGTCGAGAAAAAGCGGTGTTTTCTAAAGGAGTTCCCAGTGCGTCTTCCTAA
- a CDS encoding MGMT family protein, with amino-acid sequence MRLPKRILDQLSRYPPFFQSVWRACAEIPAGQTRSYGWIADRIGKPGAARAVGRALGANPFAPAVPCHRVVRSDGTLGGYSGSGGIKSKKKLLQKEKAL; translated from the coding sequence GTGCGTCTTCCTAAACGTATTTTAGATCAGTTGTCACGGTACCCCCCCTTTTTTCAATCGGTCTGGCGTGCCTGCGCTGAAATTCCTGCAGGGCAAACTCGTTCGTATGGGTGGATCGCGGATCGTATTGGAAAACCGGGGGCGGCCCGGGCGGTGGGACGCGCTTTGGGAGCCAACCCCTTTGCCCCTGCCGTCCCCTGCCATCGGGTGGTTCGTTCGGATGGAACGTTGGGGGGGTATTCAGGTTCTGGCGGTATTAAATCGAAAAAAAAATTGCTCCAGAAGGAGAAGGCCTTATGA
- the rfbA gene encoding glucose-1-phosphate thymidylyltransferase RfbA gives MKGIILAGGSGTRLYPLTRGVSKQLVPVYDKPMIYYPLSVLMLAGIRDILLITTPHEQEGFVRLLGDGSPFGLHLSYAVQPTPGGLAQAFTIGRDFIGKEGVALVLGDNIFYGHGLVADLRRAAGHKTGATVFAYQVRKPGEYGVISFDTNGRAVTIEEKPKTPKSNFAVTGLYFYDNRVLDVASKLVPSARGELEITDINRTYLEWGELNVVKLGRGIAWLDTGTHESLLQASNFIETIQDRQGLRVACLEEIAYTQGYISSDQLRFLIEPMKKNEYGQYLLRLLEDDSLGRG, from the coding sequence ATGAAAGGGATTATCTTGGCTGGTGGATCGGGTACACGGCTTTACCCTCTCACGCGAGGGGTCAGCAAACAATTGGTTCCTGTTTACGATAAACCCATGATCTATTACCCCCTTTCGGTTCTGATGTTGGCTGGGATCCGGGATATCCTTTTGATCACAACCCCCCACGAACAGGAGGGATTTGTTCGGCTGCTGGGGGATGGTTCACCCTTTGGTCTTCATCTTTCCTACGCGGTGCAACCTACCCCGGGGGGATTGGCCCAAGCGTTTACGATTGGCCGGGACTTCATTGGTAAAGAGGGTGTGGCTCTCGTCTTGGGGGACAATATTTTCTATGGACATGGGTTGGTGGCGGATCTCCGCCGGGCCGCTGGGCATAAAACCGGGGCCACGGTATTTGCCTACCAAGTGCGAAAACCGGGAGAGTATGGAGTGATCTCTTTTGACACGAACGGTCGAGCCGTCACTATCGAAGAAAAACCCAAAACGCCCAAATCGAATTTTGCAGTGACGGGGCTGTATTTCTATGACAACCGTGTTCTTGATGTGGCGTCGAAACTGGTTCCTTCCGCACGGGGGGAACTGGAGATTACCGATATTAACCGGACCTATTTGGAATGGGGGGAATTGAATGTGGTCAAGCTGGGGCGGGGCATTGCCTGGTTGGATACCGGAACCCACGAGTCCTTGTTGCAGGCGTCTAATTTTATCGAGACCATTCAAGACCGGCAAGGGTTGCGGGTGGCTTGCCTAGAAGAAATTGCCTATACCCAGGGGTACATATCTTCCGATCAGCTTCGTTTCCTTATCGAACCCATGAAAAAAAATGAGTATGGGCAATATCTCCTGCGGCTTTTGGAGGACGATTCTCTCGGCCGGGGGTAA
- a CDS encoding TldD/PmbA family protein gives MSFSRRSLLRDALRSLQRLPLDGWATELFFEHEKEREVSWSEGRPKTVSSGVGSGVSVRVVKNGRQGFASGTNTSALGVHSLFDLACESARFTFPDKTRRLPSVSRKGTPLSMGRDQKPVLDFPYGEKDLLGLLKRLERMALKGDRRLKKALSLTFHEASGIHAIVNSRGISVAEPWSTVSFSAEVLGAAGKETETAWGSTEKRQWADLDPRGVVEDVRARLLTSFGARPIPSGLWPVIVTPRVGVDVVELFSQAVLGDAVQKGRSFLTKRLGKRVGSPLTTFIDDGRLRGGVAAGVWDDEGVPKQRTVVLERGFLRTYLHDTVTAVRAQVASTGNASRSGRETPPSPGVTNFCLAPGACSVDELYRSTPRAFVVRDVIGMHTADPVSGDFSVGASGILWEKGMGIRAVRGVTLSGNMLDLLSGVDAVADDLSWQGTYGAPTFRVKGLSVGGS, from the coding sequence TTGTCTTTTTCCCGCCGTTCCCTCCTTCGCGACGCCCTTCGTTCCCTTCAGCGGCTTCCCTTGGATGGGTGGGCCACTGAATTGTTTTTTGAGCACGAGAAAGAACGTGAAGTGTCCTGGTCAGAAGGGCGGCCTAAAACTGTTTCTTCGGGTGTGGGATCGGGGGTTTCGGTCCGAGTGGTGAAGAATGGTCGTCAAGGGTTTGCCAGTGGGACCAATACATCGGCTTTGGGTGTTCACAGTCTTTTCGACCTCGCTTGCGAATCGGCTCGCTTCACCTTTCCCGATAAGACACGGAGGTTGCCTTCGGTTTCTCGAAAGGGAACTCCTCTTTCCATGGGGCGGGATCAAAAACCTGTTCTTGATTTTCCTTATGGGGAGAAGGATCTGCTCGGCCTTCTGAAGCGCTTGGAACGCATGGCCTTGAAAGGGGACCGGCGGTTGAAAAAAGCGCTCAGCTTGACTTTTCACGAGGCGTCGGGTATTCATGCCATTGTCAATTCCCGAGGGATTTCCGTGGCCGAACCCTGGAGTACTGTTTCTTTTAGCGCGGAAGTTTTGGGGGCGGCAGGAAAAGAAACGGAAACCGCCTGGGGATCAACCGAAAAAAGACAGTGGGCGGATCTTGACCCGCGGGGTGTGGTGGAAGACGTCCGCGCACGACTTTTGACTTCTTTTGGGGCTCGTCCGATTCCTTCCGGATTGTGGCCGGTGATCGTGACCCCTCGGGTGGGGGTGGATGTGGTTGAACTTTTTTCCCAGGCGGTTTTGGGGGATGCGGTCCAGAAGGGGAGATCCTTTCTGACGAAGCGGTTGGGGAAGAGGGTGGGGTCTCCTCTGACGACCTTTATTGATGATGGGCGGTTGCGGGGTGGCGTCGCCGCTGGGGTGTGGGACGATGAGGGGGTTCCGAAACAGAGAACCGTGGTATTGGAACGTGGCTTTCTCCGGACGTATTTGCACGATACAGTGACGGCGGTTCGAGCTCAGGTGGCGAGTACGGGAAACGCCTCCCGCTCCGGACGGGAAACGCCGCCCTCGCCGGGTGTGACCAATTTTTGTTTGGCTCCAGGGGCTTGTTCCGTAGATGAACTCTATCGGTCCACGCCGCGAGCTTTTGTGGTGCGGGATGTGATCGGCATGCACACAGCGGATCCTGTGAGCGGGGATTTTTCTGTGGGGGCATCGGGGATCCTCTGGGAAAAAGGAATGGGGATCCGGGCGGTCCGGGGGGTCACCCTCTCTGGAAACATGTTGGACCTCTTGTCCGGAGTGGACGCCGTGGCCGATGATCTTTCCTGGCAAGGGACCTACGGCGCGCCCACATTTCGAGTGAAGGGGTTGTCCGTTGGTGGATCTTGA
- the aroE gene encoding shikimate dehydrogenase — MDLDLIFSDAPQAARRFGVVGWPLDYSLSPVMHNAALTHFTIPAAYRALRVSPEDWENFLRGLERGRLEGFNVTIPHKERVLGLARELKGNVAACRAANTLLRGTQGWEAYNTDGEGLLEDLREQSMGWEGESVVLLGAGGAARAALFSLGNSPRPPREIILVNRSLDRAEVLAREFQSTSGRKVEVRVQQDVHEAAERAVLLINATSVGLKEGDPCAVPPEDLRGGLSVYDMVYHRETALLKAARSVGALASDGLGMLINQGALAFEQWFREDLKKVNYDSRQLREIMGAAVRAALNERKIP; from the coding sequence GTGGATCTTGACCTGATTTTTTCCGATGCTCCCCAGGCGGCGCGCCGGTTCGGTGTTGTGGGTTGGCCTCTGGACTATTCCCTCTCACCGGTGATGCACAACGCGGCGCTGACTCACTTCACTATTCCTGCGGCGTACCGAGCTCTCCGGGTTTCCCCGGAGGACTGGGAGAACTTCCTGCGGGGATTGGAGCGGGGGCGATTGGAAGGGTTTAATGTGACGATCCCGCATAAAGAGCGGGTTTTGGGTTTGGCCCGGGAGTTGAAAGGAAATGTCGCCGCCTGTCGAGCGGCCAATACGCTGCTCCGAGGGACCCAGGGATGGGAAGCCTATAACACCGATGGGGAAGGTTTGTTGGAAGATTTGCGGGAGCAATCGATGGGATGGGAAGGGGAGTCCGTTGTCCTCCTGGGGGCCGGGGGAGCCGCTCGGGCGGCGCTCTTTTCGCTTGGGAACTCTCCTCGGCCTCCACGGGAGATCATTCTGGTCAATCGTTCCCTGGATCGGGCGGAGGTATTGGCGCGAGAATTTCAATCGACTTCGGGAAGAAAGGTGGAGGTCCGGGTTCAGCAGGATGTTCACGAGGCGGCTGAGCGAGCGGTCTTGCTGATTAACGCCACTTCAGTGGGATTGAAGGAGGGGGATCCCTGTGCTGTTCCCCCAGAAGACCTGCGGGGGGGGCTTTCCGTTTACGACATGGTCTATCATCGGGAGACGGCCCTCCTAAAGGCGGCCCGTTCCGTTGGCGCTTTGGCGTCGGACGGGTTGGGGATGCTGATCAATCAAGGGGCCTTGGCTTTTGAACAATGGTTTCGTGAAGATCTGAAAAAGGTAAACTATGACTCTCGGCAGTTGAGAGAAATTATGGGTGCCGCCGTGCGCGCCGCCTTAAACGAAAGGAAGATACCGTGA